Proteins from one Vicia villosa cultivar HV-30 ecotype Madison, WI unplaced genomic scaffold, Vvil1.0 ctg.000253F_1_1, whole genome shotgun sequence genomic window:
- the LOC131625988 gene encoding mitochondrial inner membrane protease ATP23-like isoform X1: MEEIDAFSSAEAGKTLKDCERMIQTSLKSPMVKFLREHLEKAGCPVQDNFFKAINCDKRYAGGYISGEGIVVCANRMEVQDNVNQAITHELIHAFDDCRAANLDWTECAHHACSEIRAGHLSGDCHFKRELLRGFMNIRGHEQKCIKRRVLTSLSSNPYCSGSTAKDYMESVWDVCYNDTAPFDRAP, translated from the exons ATGGAAGAGATTGACGCATTCTCCTCCGCCGAAGCCGGCAAAACTCTAAAGGATTGCGAACGCATGATTCAGACGAGTCTCAAAT CTCCAATGGTGAAATTCTTGAGAGAACACTTGGAGAAAGCTGGTTGTCCTGTTCAAGACAATTTCTTCAAAGCTATTAACTGTGATAAGCGTTATGCTGGCGGTTACATTTCCGGTGAAGGG ATTGTTGTATGTGCAAATCGAATGGAAGTGCAAGACAATGTTAACCAGGCTATAACTCACGAGCTAATTCATGCATTTGATGACTGTCGAGCAGCAAACTTGGATTGGACTGAATGTGCTCATCATGCTTGTAGTGAG ATAAGGGCTGGTCATCTAAGTGGTGATTGTCATTTCAAACGGGAACTTCTACGAGGATTTATGAATATACGAGGGCATGAACAA AAATGCATCAAAAGAAGAGTTTTGACATCGTTGTCTTCAAATCCGTATTGCTCTGGTTCAACTGCCAAGGATTATATGGAATCTGTATGGGATGTTTGTTATAATGATACAGCTCCTTTCGATAGAGCTCCTTAA
- the LOC131625988 gene encoding mitochondrial inner membrane protease ATP23-like isoform X3, protein MEEIDAFSSAEAGKTLKDCERMIQTSLKSPMVKFLREHLEKAGCPVQDNFFKAINCDKRYAGGYISGEGIVVCANRMEVQDNVNQAITHELIHAFDDCRAANLDWTECAHHACSEIRAGHLSGDCHFKRELLRGFMNIRGHEQATASHSASFLHESCLPQFFHSTIGCAG, encoded by the exons ATGGAAGAGATTGACGCATTCTCCTCCGCCGAAGCCGGCAAAACTCTAAAGGATTGCGAACGCATGATTCAGACGAGTCTCAAAT CTCCAATGGTGAAATTCTTGAGAGAACACTTGGAGAAAGCTGGTTGTCCTGTTCAAGACAATTTCTTCAAAGCTATTAACTGTGATAAGCGTTATGCTGGCGGTTACATTTCCGGTGAAGGG ATTGTTGTATGTGCAAATCGAATGGAAGTGCAAGACAATGTTAACCAGGCTATAACTCACGAGCTAATTCATGCATTTGATGACTGTCGAGCAGCAAACTTGGATTGGACTGAATGTGCTCATCATGCTTGTAGTGAG ATAAGGGCTGGTCATCTAAGTGGTGATTGTCATTTCAAACGGGAACTTCTACGAGGATTTATGAATATACGAGGGCATGAACAA GCGACCGCTTCGCATTCTGCTTCGTTTCTACACGAGTCTTGTTTGCCTCAGTTTTTCCATTCAACAATAGGTTGTGCTGGATGA
- the LOC131625988 gene encoding mitochondrial inner membrane protease ATP23-like isoform X2: MEEIDAFSSAEAGKTLKDCERMIQTSLKSPMVKFLREHLEKAGCPVQDNFFKAINCDKRYAGGYISGEGIVVCANRMEVQDNVNQAITHELIHAFDDCRAANLDWTECAHHACSEIRAGHLSGDCHFKRELLRGFMNIRGHEQELFWLLGKKKWWQDLLQNLDSYPLLKPCYG; this comes from the exons ATGGAAGAGATTGACGCATTCTCCTCCGCCGAAGCCGGCAAAACTCTAAAGGATTGCGAACGCATGATTCAGACGAGTCTCAAAT CTCCAATGGTGAAATTCTTGAGAGAACACTTGGAGAAAGCTGGTTGTCCTGTTCAAGACAATTTCTTCAAAGCTATTAACTGTGATAAGCGTTATGCTGGCGGTTACATTTCCGGTGAAGGG ATTGTTGTATGTGCAAATCGAATGGAAGTGCAAGACAATGTTAACCAGGCTATAACTCACGAGCTAATTCATGCATTTGATGACTGTCGAGCAGCAAACTTGGATTGGACTGAATGTGCTCATCATGCTTGTAGTGAG ATAAGGGCTGGTCATCTAAGTGGTGATTGTCATTTCAAACGGGAACTTCTACGAGGATTTATGAATATACGAGGGCATGAACAA GAACTATTTTGGTTACTTGGCAAAAAAAAGTGGTGGCAAGATCTTCTGCAGAATCTGGATTCATATCCATTGCTCAAGCCCTGTTATGGCTAA
- the LOC131625987 gene encoding putative germin-like protein 9-2 — protein sequence MSPSTLKVVLSLIIYTFTLVTITRAGDPDILTDFISPITGPIDANFFTYTGFRVLVGPQNPSPPPFKVLKATMTEFPSLNGQSVSYASLQFHPKSINPPHIHPRSAELLFLVQGSLQVGFVDTTNKLFTQTLSTGDLFVFPKGLVHFQLNADDKAPALAISAFGSANAGTISLPNTLFNTSISDNVLALAFKTDVPTIQNLKKGFST from the coding sequence atgtcTCCCTCCACCTTAAAAGTTGTTCTTTCACTCATCATTTACACATTTACCCTTGTGACCATAACAAGGGCCGGCGACCCGGACATACTAACCGACTTCATAAGCCCAATAACCGGCCCAATCGACGCAAACTTCTTCACCTACACGGGCTTCCGCGTCCTCGTTGGACCACAAAACCCAAGCCCACCACCTTTCAAAGTACTAAAAGCAACCATGACAGAATTTCCATCATTGAATGGACAAAGTGTGTCCTATGCTTCTCTTCAATTCCACCCTAAAAGCATCAATCCACCACACATCCACCCTCGTTCAGCTGAACTACTCTTTCTTGTTCAAGGCTCACTTCAAGTTGGATTCGTCGATACAACTAATAAACTCTTCACGCAAACTCTTTCGACCGGGGATTTGTTTGTGTTTCCAAAGGGTCTTGTTCATTTTCAACTTAATGCTGATGATAAGGCTCCTGCTCTTGCTATATCAGCCTTTGGTAGTGCTAATGCTGGCACTATTTCACTTCCTAATACGTTGTTTAATACCTCTATTAGTGATAATGTCTTGGCTTTGGCTTTTAAGACTGATGTTCCCACCATTCAAAACTTGAAGAAAGGTTTTTCTACCTAG